The Metopolophium dirhodum isolate CAU chromosome 4, ASM1992520v1, whole genome shotgun sequence DNA window tcaattttttaacaaaaatattttatatacaaatttttttcataatgacAATAGTCTACAGTGTTTTAATCATCTGGATTCCATCTAGGTCACCTAGTGAGTGGTAACTAGGAATAATGTCAAGGCTCGTAATATtacgttgttttttattttttatttttacctacctacatgtatgtatatagttatCGCGAACACAAGTcacaattaaaaagtaataataggtaatcataataatgataataataaaaaccaatcCGTTTGGCTTCACACATTGAGCAAAAAAACGTTTAGTCTAAATTTCATTCGCAACGAAAAAACAAACATAGGTAAGTCTTAAGTtaatgtttttcttatttttatcgtttatagatttaacattatacaaacaatcaaaagcatttttattcaacaaataGTGGACGTGCggttaaacaaaataacattatatataaaaagaaaagagacctaaacaatatattggtaatttttttctttataagtaCGTTCAAATATATAGATTGTCTGATCTCTGTTGagcttatatataataataaaaaagaataataataataataataataataataaaaatgtaaacgaaacaaaaatattggttataattttagttaggtacaaaaaaaaataataataaacaggtaaaaaaaaattattataataataaaaatagtagatTTCTActctgttatattatttatataatatatttttttaattagatgaTGAGCGTTAAACTAAATTATCACATTGATGTACAAAATGTAAGTAATTGAACGGAACAGGGTGAAACTAGTTTCTgagttataacaaaataagacaaGATggtaaggtaggtacctagtttaaacataaaatgaataatacctataatgaaaaaaaaataatagacaaGCCAACAACGATAGATGGTTTAATTGCAAAATTTGTCAGCTTTGGAGAGTGATATCGAAGGTCAAGATTAAGATAAAAACATAATGAAATAAcgattatacaatttgtaatacAGAATTAACTAAATGAAGTTGAAAAGGAACCCGACCTATGAGAATTAAACTTTGAGatgactttataatttatagtttttcaaaataataataatgataatacattttgtcgAATAAACCCAATATTATACAGGGTTCAAGTTCAAGTGAAATGCTTAAATTTCATTCataaagaaagaaaaataatttcattaaaacataaaaaaaactgactGCAGGAAAGCATGACAAATTTCTCaattaggtatgtaatatttatcaatataggtaataataataataataataataataataataataataattaataatcataataataataatacctaatacctaatacGAATTAGATGTTGTCAAATAGAAATGATGGCAGAACCCGATATTctcaacaaaacataatatgttactaacttacctaaattataaatatatatcacatattgaaatgttaaaaaacaaaatattccttCGGTCATCTAAGTTGCCACAAGTCTTCGTTGACCGTATCCCTCCTGATGTTTGGCATTTTCAGAATCTTCTCTTTGGCTTCTTTGGTGATCTTTGTGCACCCGTACAAGTCTATGGACCGCAACAGTTTGCACGAATCCGACAAATGCTCAAGGCCCTTGTCGGTGACCGAGTTGCACTGGCCAATATTGAGCACCTCGAGGTTGCGAAGCGATTTCGATATGTACAGTATGCCATCGTCAGATATCTGGCACGAACCTAAGGACAGGGTGTGCAGGCCGTACAGCCCGTGGGAGACGTGCAGAAGCGCCTGGTCGCCGATCTTGTCGCAGAACGACACGTTCAGGCTGCCCAACTTGGTGCAACCCTCGGACAGGTAACCGATGCCGATGTCGGAGATGTTGTCGCACGCGCTCAAGTTGAGCTCGTCCAGCGTGTTCATACGCGACACGTAGTTCAGACCGGTGTCCGTGATGTTCACGCAGAAACTCAGGTTAAGGCTGCGCAGGGAGCGCAAGCCCTCGGACACGTACTTGAGGCCCTCGTCGGTGATGTGCTGGCAGTCTTGTAGTCCCAGGAACTCGAGTTGCGCATTGCCGTCCGTCGAGTCTTTGCTGGCGCCGCTGATGTGCGACAGGCCCACGTCGGACAGGTGCCAGCACGACCGAAGGTTGAGATACTTGAGTTTCTTGAGTTTCCGCGCGATGTGCGAGAAACCCTTGTTGGTGATGTACGAGCAGCCCTGGATCTCGAGCCGGGTGAGGCCGCGGAGCGTGTCGGCGATCCGTATTAGACCGCCGTCGGTAAGCTGCTTGCACAGCGACAGGTTGAG harbors:
- the LOC132943106 gene encoding F-box/LRR-repeat protein 14, which translates into the protein MSAGPYGTIMDELGGFTEVPISYRHISRFQPYRVQPYQSHVQPVATRKVKSSTAVERRTMAGGCQYDENRPTHVHRLYPEILALIFSYLDVPDKGRAAQVCTAWREAAWYKSVWRGVEAKIDMCRSSHPMYESLKQRGIKRIQVLSVSRYKCLREIVQNVPNLVSLNMSGCYHIKDEDLHQMFLEHHPNITELNLSLCKQLTDGGLIRIADTLRGLTRLEIQGCSYITNKGFSHIARKLKKLKYLNLRSCWHLSDVGLSHISGASKDSTDGNAQLEFLGLQDCQHITDEGLKYVSEGLRSLRSLNLSFCVNITDTGLNYVSRMNTLDELNLSACDNISDIGIGYLSEGCTKLGSLNVSFCDKIGDQALLHVSHGLYGLHTLSLGSCQISDDGILYISKSLRNLEVLNIGQCNSVTDKGLEHLSDSCKLLRSIDLYGCTKITKEAKEKILKMPNIRRDTVNEDLWQLR